One Pantoea eucalypti genomic region harbors:
- a CDS encoding molybdate ABC transporter substrate-binding protein: protein MKLKTMSLYAALLFSVAGSATAQAKELTVMISGGFKAAWDTLSPQFAKQEGITINTVAGPSMGKTPQAIPARLARGEPADVVIMVGDALSNLQKEGATLPGSRVELADSRIGAVIKKGATPIKIGSESELRTALLNASSIAYSDSASGKYVSSQLFKRLGIEDQVKGKAVEVERIPVASQVAEGKYAIGFQQVSELLPVSGVTFIGELPDKLQYTTRFAGAVVRRSAQPDEAAKLLHWLASPEAQQAVHASGLHTVKASKPVKVADTVQ, encoded by the coding sequence ATGAAACTGAAAACGATGTCACTTTATGCTGCCCTGCTGTTTAGCGTGGCAGGCAGCGCCACGGCGCAGGCAAAAGAACTGACGGTAATGATCTCCGGCGGGTTTAAAGCGGCGTGGGATACGCTGTCGCCACAATTCGCAAAACAGGAAGGGATCACCATCAACACCGTTGCTGGTCCGTCAATGGGTAAAACACCGCAAGCCATTCCAGCCCGGCTGGCACGCGGTGAACCGGCTGATGTGGTCATCATGGTTGGCGATGCGCTAAGCAATCTGCAAAAAGAGGGCGCGACGCTGCCAGGCTCACGGGTTGAACTGGCGGACTCCCGCATTGGCGCCGTCATTAAAAAGGGTGCCACACCCATTAAAATCGGCAGCGAAAGTGAGTTGCGTACTGCCCTGCTGAATGCCTCTTCCATCGCCTATTCTGACAGCGCCAGCGGCAAATATGTCAGCAGTCAGCTGTTCAAACGGCTGGGCATTGAGGATCAGGTTAAAGGCAAGGCGGTAGAAGTTGAACGCATCCCGGTCGCTTCCCAGGTTGCTGAAGGTAAATACGCCATCGGGTTTCAGCAGGTCAGTGAGCTGTTGCCTGTTTCAGGCGTAACCTTCATTGGTGAACTGCCGGACAAGCTGCAATACACCACTCGTTTTGCCGGTGCCGTGGTGCGCAGGTCAGCACAGCCAGATGAGGCAGCGAAGCTGCTGCACTGGCTCGCCTCGCCCGAGGCTCAGCAGGCTGTCCACGCCAGCGGCCTGCACACCGTGAAAGCGTCAAAACCGGTTAAAGTCGCTGATACTGTTCAATGA
- a CDS encoding AAA family ATPase — MTQNIPPKRVVLVNGIPASGKSTLTHALSQHFGWPVLTLDSLKEPFMHAFAPVDRQRNRQLGCAAYQAIWNIVEQAPASQVWLIDAWFGFQPRALLEQGLQQAGVEEVLELWLKIEPEVAVARYQARLTQRLPGHPGAEYLPELHQLAQQARPMTLGPLFEVDACAQDHAAVIHWLQQQLTRTRYTSAHHQRSEELQDVVAPVSANR; from the coding sequence ATGACACAAAATATCCCCCCTAAACGCGTGGTGCTGGTTAACGGCATTCCGGCGTCGGGTAAGAGCACCCTGACGCACGCGCTATCACAACACTTTGGCTGGCCGGTGCTGACGCTGGACAGCCTGAAAGAGCCTTTTATGCACGCTTTTGCGCCGGTCGATCGGCAGCGTAACCGGCAACTGGGCTGCGCGGCCTATCAGGCGATCTGGAACATCGTCGAACAGGCACCCGCCAGTCAGGTCTGGCTGATCGATGCCTGGTTTGGTTTTCAGCCGCGCGCGCTGCTGGAGCAGGGACTGCAACAGGCGGGCGTCGAAGAGGTGCTTGAGCTGTGGCTGAAGATTGAACCGGAGGTGGCGGTGGCGCGCTATCAGGCGCGACTGACCCAGCGACTGCCGGGGCATCCAGGCGCTGAGTACCTGCCTGAACTTCATCAGCTGGCACAACAGGCCAGGCCAATGACGCTGGGGCCGTTGTTTGAGGTGGATGCCTGCGCCCAGGATCACGCTGCCGTTATCCACTGGCTGCAACAGCAACTGACCAGAACCCGCTACACTTCAGCTCATCATCAGAGGAGTGAGGAGTTGCAGGATGTCGTCGCCCCCGTATCTGCAAACCGGTGA
- a CDS encoding thiol-disulfide oxidoreductase DCC family protein, which translates to MSSPPYLQTGESAVLYDGVCKLCNGWVQFLLRHHLARQVRFASVQSEQGKALLRWAGLPEENISTLVYIDGNQHWLRAQAVFRVMQHLPAPWRGLAVLRHFPDVISNAAYDRIALNRYKLFGRYSEQHVLTPDYPERFLHPMPSEG; encoded by the coding sequence ATGTCGTCGCCCCCGTATCTGCAAACCGGTGAAAGCGCCGTGCTTTATGACGGCGTCTGTAAGCTGTGTAATGGTTGGGTTCAGTTTCTGCTGCGCCACCATCTGGCGCGGCAGGTCCGTTTTGCCTCGGTGCAGAGCGAGCAGGGCAAAGCGCTGTTGCGCTGGGCCGGACTGCCGGAAGAGAATATCAGCACCCTTGTCTACATTGATGGTAATCAGCACTGGCTGCGGGCGCAGGCGGTTTTCCGTGTTATGCAGCACCTGCCAGCACCCTGGCGCGGGCTGGCGGTGCTGCGTCACTTTCCGGACGTGATCAGTAACGCGGCTTACGACCGCATCGCGTTAAACCGCTATAAGCTGTTTGGCCGTTACAGTGAGCAGCACGTTCTCACGCCCGATTATCCTGAACGTTTTCTGCATCCGATGCCGTCCGAAGGTTAG
- a CDS encoding LysR family transcriptional regulator codes for MPVNFDLNDLYAFRALVEFGNFRLAAESICLSQSALSRRIDKLETTLGIKLFERTTRRVTLTLKGHAFAQRSEKLLADFEEVMADLSEVSLARTGLITVACVPSAAYYFMPNIIRLFQVRYPRVRVKLIDSSAANVYDAVIGGQADFGISFSSRSQPDVHFQPLMDDPYVAACRRDHPIAGKKSLSWQAFYQHEWIGLDKTSGNRNLLDQALQAVMPEKPCVCETRHVTTMLGMVEAGLGIAAVPAMSLPGYEHALLTAVPLTDPPVKRTVGLLRKNGRILSHIASELENLIIEQYQRL; via the coding sequence ATGCCGGTTAATTTCGATCTCAACGATCTCTACGCCTTTCGCGCGCTGGTGGAGTTTGGTAATTTTCGCCTGGCGGCGGAATCGATCTGCCTTTCACAGTCGGCGCTAAGCCGCCGCATCGATAAGCTGGAAACCACGCTGGGTATTAAGCTGTTTGAGCGGACCACACGCCGCGTCACGCTGACGCTGAAAGGGCATGCGTTTGCTCAGCGTTCGGAAAAGCTGCTGGCCGATTTTGAAGAGGTCATGGCCGATCTGAGTGAGGTGAGCTTAGCCCGCACCGGACTGATTACTGTGGCCTGCGTGCCGTCAGCGGCCTACTATTTCATGCCCAACATCATCCGGCTGTTTCAGGTGCGCTATCCCCGCGTACGCGTGAAACTGATCGACAGCAGTGCGGCTAACGTCTATGACGCGGTGATTGGCGGGCAGGCTGACTTCGGCATCAGTTTTTCCAGCCGCTCGCAGCCGGATGTGCATTTTCAGCCGCTGATGGATGACCCGTACGTGGCGGCCTGCAGGCGAGACCATCCGATAGCAGGCAAAAAGAGCCTGAGCTGGCAGGCGTTTTATCAGCATGAATGGATTGGGCTGGATAAAACCTCCGGCAACCGTAACCTGCTCGATCAGGCGTTACAGGCTGTTATGCCGGAGAAGCCCTGTGTCTGTGAAACCCGGCACGTGACAACTATGCTGGGGATGGTTGAGGCGGGGCTCGGCATTGCTGCCGTCCCCGCCATGTCGCTACCTGGCTACGAGCACGCGCTGCTGACGGCGGTGCCGTTAACCGATCCACCGGTGAAACGCACTGTGGGCCTGCTGCGCAAAAATGGCCGGATACTGTCACATATCGCCAGCGAACTGGAGAACCTGATCATTGAACAGTATCAGCGACTTTAA
- a CDS encoding MarR family winged helix-turn-helix transcriptional regulator: protein MKSVQNTHKYDALHNCLLTIAGALNRPQRDVAMIKAAGIDLDRALFPLLVQVSRFGPIGVGELADRVGRDYSTVSRQVAKLEETGLVRRQKNRQDKRINEAAITLDGRAMTDKIDAQRVQVYQRVFRHWPESDRETLEQLLSRFVSDFGQTEGDENDEQKSDAG from the coding sequence ATGAAAAGTGTGCAAAATACACATAAATACGATGCGCTGCACAATTGTCTGCTGACGATTGCTGGCGCGCTTAACCGGCCCCAGCGCGATGTAGCGATGATTAAAGCGGCGGGTATCGACCTCGATCGGGCGCTTTTTCCGCTTCTGGTGCAGGTCAGCCGGTTCGGGCCGATCGGCGTGGGTGAACTGGCCGATCGGGTAGGGCGTGACTACAGCACGGTCAGTCGTCAGGTCGCGAAACTGGAAGAGACCGGACTGGTCCGGCGGCAGAAAAACCGGCAGGACAAAAGAATTAACGAGGCAGCAATCACCCTGGATGGCAGAGCGATGACGGATAAAATCGATGCGCAACGTGTGCAGGTTTATCAGCGCGTCTTCCGGCACTGGCCGGAAAGCGATCGTGAAACGCTGGAACAACTGCTCAGCAGATTCGTGTCCGACTTTGGTCAAACGGAAGGCGATGAAAATGATGAACAAAAGTCTGATGCAGGTTAA
- a CDS encoding quinone oxidoreductase family protein, whose amino-acid sequence MKAAIIRQAGQKPHYGDFPTPQPAENQLLVRVKAAAMSQLVKARAAGTHYSATAPYPLVPGIDGTGYLENGDAVYFLTFGTASGSMAESVVVNARCVIPLPPALDPVVAAALANPGMSSWAALTRRAELRKRETVLINGATGTSGRLAIRIARSLGAGKIIATGRNPEILQQLLNEGADSVVTLDAMAAELPALMADGIDVVLDYLWGESALAIMEAAVRGGDHVVRFVQIGSLSAQEIPLHSHLLRASGLTLMGSGLGSVSNADLIDSLAELLQAAGQHGFSVPFKPRPLSEVDTAWDEDDSRCRTVFTL is encoded by the coding sequence ATGAAAGCAGCCATCATTCGTCAGGCCGGTCAGAAACCACACTATGGGGATTTCCCCACTCCTCAGCCCGCTGAAAACCAACTGCTGGTTCGCGTGAAAGCCGCCGCCATGAGCCAGCTGGTCAAAGCACGGGCGGCAGGCACGCATTACAGCGCCACTGCGCCCTATCCTCTGGTGCCAGGCATTGACGGCACCGGTTACCTCGAAAACGGCGATGCCGTTTACTTTCTGACCTTTGGTACCGCGTCGGGCAGCATGGCGGAAAGTGTGGTGGTCAATGCCCGCTGCGTCATTCCGCTTCCTCCAGCGCTGGACCCCGTGGTCGCCGCCGCGCTTGCCAATCCAGGCATGTCTTCATGGGCCGCACTCACCCGCCGGGCTGAACTGCGCAAAAGGGAAACCGTGTTGATTAACGGCGCAACCGGCACATCCGGCCGCCTGGCGATTCGCATCGCCCGCAGTCTTGGCGCGGGCAAAATTATTGCGACCGGCCGGAACCCGGAGATACTGCAGCAACTGCTTAATGAGGGCGCAGACAGCGTCGTGACACTGGATGCTATGGCCGCTGAACTTCCTGCCCTGATGGCAGACGGCATTGATGTGGTGCTGGATTATCTCTGGGGTGAGAGCGCGCTGGCGATCATGGAAGCGGCGGTGCGAGGCGGTGATCATGTCGTTCGCTTCGTTCAGATTGGCTCACTCAGCGCACAGGAGATTCCTTTGCACAGTCATTTGCTGCGTGCATCCGGGCTGACACTGATGGGGAGTGGTCTGGGCAGCGTATCCAACGCAGACCTGATTGACTCACTGGCAGAACTACTACAGGCTGCCGGGCAGCACGGCTTTTCGGTGCCTTTTAAACCACGGCCTCTTTCTGAGGTGGATACAGCATGGGATGAAGATGACAGCCGCTGTCGAACAGTGTTTACGCTGTAG